The Chionomys nivalis chromosome 16, mChiNiv1.1, whole genome shotgun sequence genome includes the window GTCCACAGCTGTTACTGCCAAAGACTATTGAGCACGGCTCAGTCCCAGTGCCACTCAGCAAAGGTAGCCTGGGGCTGAGGTCATCTCTGCCCTTAGGCTAGAGCAGTCTCCGCTTGGCTAGCTGGGCCACTCCTCCCAACCAACTGACTTCCTAGGCCACGCGTTGGATAAAGACCGACACCTGACAAATGAGAAACTGTTTATGAATTAAGCCTCCTGGCAGACAAACTAGGGAGAAGAGAGATTATGCTCTGGGCCAATGGAAGAATACTTCAACCTGGAAGGtattcagagagagaaaggggacgGGAGGGAGCCAACCAGTAAGTCATAGGAACTAGGAACccttttttctagctccattattGCCACTTACACACAATACAACTCTAAACAAATTATGCCCtcactgagcctcagtttccccatctgtagaaTGCTGCTGAGGTTCAGCCATGCTTTTAAAGTATCAAATTATCCATAGTCCAGTGGCGCTTACTTGGGGAAAGACCCAGCACAAGAAGAAAGCTCATTATAATAGCAACTAACCCACATCCATCTATGCAATGCAACATATTGTCTTCAAGACTGTTTGGAATGTGCACTTGGCATCCCAAAGGTTTAGGCCATGTCTGGAGCTAGAACTGAAGCGTCTATTCTACAGGACTATGTCGTCTCCATGGAATTTTGCAGGAGTAAAACCCCCAAGACTTCCCAGGGGGTCAGGATGGACACCAAGAAATGAAATCTCGCAGAGCTTTTTCGGGACTATTAGCCACCTGCTGAACCAACTAAGCAACACCACTCTTGAAGTCCGCCAAACCATCTCTTGTGTAAGCCCTTCTCCCCTtatttcctcccacttccccagtGACCTAGCTCCCCAAGTCCCTTTCCAAGCCGTCCCTCCCCGGAACCCCATCCTTATCTCAATTTTTCCTGTTTCCGCACTCACCAGCCCCTGGACCAAGGAcagaaaacagcaacagcagcaatagGGCTGGCGGCAACTGGAGCCCAGACCTGAGTCGAGGCTGGGAGAGGGGCAGAGTATGAGAGAGGCGGGGAGCCAGCGGAAGAGACTTGGGCAAACACAGAGATGGGGGCAAAGGCTGAGATATTGGGTTGCGTTGGACTGAGCACTGGGGCTCAAACAAGGGCAGAAGATGTGATGGGAGGAGTGAGGGAAATGAGGACGGGagcaagggctggggctgggccagGGGCTTAAGCAAGCGCTGGGAATGGGACAGGGTTAGAGGCTGGGCTGGGATTTGTGACAAGGGGTGGAACAAGGGCCGAGGCGGAGATAGCGGCCAAGTCAGAGGCAGGGACTGGGGCTGGAGCGGGGACTTGGTCCTGGGCATTCGCTGGGACATTGGCCTGGGCCGGGGCAGGTTTGGGAAGTGGGGCGAGGGCGTGGCCGGCAGCCAAAGCTGAGATTGGGATAGGATGAGGGGCCGGGACAAGGGCTGGGCCATGGcccggggcgggggcggggccggcCAGGCCAGCACGGGACGCTCGCAGAGCTGACCCGCGGCTCCGCTCCCCACGCCCGGGGGGTGGCCTCCGGCGTCCTCGCGGGCCCGGGGTCGTCACCGGGACCTGGGTAAGGAGTTCAGGCCTGGGCGACTCCGGGCTGCGCTGAACCGGCGATAAGCAGGCCCCGCGGCGTCCTCGGCGTGACGCTCGCCTGGCGCTCCGCCCTACGCCTATTTGATTGGTCCCTCTCCGCAGAGCCCGCCCCCATCAAATCCTATTGGCCTCTAACTGAAGCCTGCTGGGCTACCTACCTGAGAACCTTCTTCTCACCCTAACGGAGAACCCGGGTGACCTCTTAGGTCCCCACAGCACCCAGTGAACGCCAGAATGATACAGGAACCTTCCAGAGACTCACATAACCAGGCTCCTCTCAGAACATGTTCCTCCCAGTCCTATGTTGGCACAGCTTACAGAGAGACTCGCTCAACTTCGGTCCCACCTAGATCCAAAGCAGCCCCCTCAAGAAACCTCACCCACGCAGATGACCCGACTACTGTTGCCATGGAGACTACTGGGCGTTCCGGTTGCCCTGGAGATCGATGCCAGCCCCCCTCCCGGTCTGGGTTCTAGAGGCTTCAGTCAAGTACATCCTTCATCGGCCCTGGACCTCTCTTGTCCCTTCCCTTTACTGCCCTTCCTCAATTTGGACCAGAGTCCCTTTGCGAAGGTCTGCAGATGCCCAGGTCTCCCCAACAAACTTAACAAGACCTCTCACTTAGCAACTACAGCCTGGCTCATCCAAAGCAAAACCATTCATTCCCTCGGTCAGGACCAGTACTTCCCCCTCCAACCCAGGTAAAGATCCTGACCTAAGGACCTAAGGACTTGCAACCACCAAGCCTAAGCTCAGAGGTATGTAGTTTCTCCACAgccctccaccccaaccctttACTCCTTCCTTCTCCTGGTACCTTCTGCCCCTCCCCACACATTCTCTACTTTTCATCattatcccccacccccacccccccacccactTTCTCCCCATCATCCTACCTCTGCCCCTTCCCTAATCTGCCCTTTAGGAAGACTCCAGTGGaattaattgcttttttttttttttaccattagttttattgtatgtatatatgtgctttgcctgcatgtatgtctgtgcactgtgggTGTACAGTGCCTCTGGAGCACCGAAGAAAGGATCAGATAGAtgccttgggactggagttacggacaggtgtgagctgccatgtgggtgctgggaattgaacccaggtcctctgctgagccatatctctaatGAGTTTAATATGTAACAtcttagctgggcgatggtggtgcacgtctttaatcctagcacttgggaggcaggcaggaagatctctgtgagttcaaggccagcctgatctacaaaacttgttccaggacagctagggctacacaaagaaaccttgtctcaaaaataaaaaagagaaagggaggaaaggaaggagggagggagggagggaaggaaggaaggaagatgtaaCATCTTAAGATAGCTGCTATCTCTGATGCATGGGGAACACTAGGGAACGGTGAAACTCAAGAATCTGCAGGTAGCACTTGCAAATGATGATGAGCTTACAGATAATGACAGTCTGTTTCAGCCAAGTGAGGGCActgacctgtaatcccagtacttgggaagcagaggtaagagAATTGCTGCcagttcaaagccaacttggtctacagagcaaattctaggcctgccagggctatagagtgagaccctgtctcaacaaaaaccaAGGGCTGAGGCTGTAGCTCAGCGATGGAGCACTTCTTGCCGGCATACAAAGGCCATCATTCAGTCCTTAGCAGCCGAAGGGGGTCAGGCATGTGGTAACAGACCTTGAATGGCAGGTCCAAGAAACGTGAATGTAATACTTTAGGCTGAGCCAGAATGTTTTGTGTGTTCAAAAGATCTTGCTGGAAGGGGACAGAGAGCTTGCCTCTCGGATCTTCCTGGGGTAAATTAGGCATCTTGGAGAGAAGCCATTCACATTGTCACTGTATGTCACACTCTCTTTCCAGAGCACCTGGCCCCAGTGCCTAGCATGGTGCCTGACTCAAGTGTTGGTTTAGGCTGTTTATAAAATGTAAGTTTCATAAACGGAAGACTGAGTGAGGAAATACATTGGGGCTGTAGAGAGGCAATGTTATTATACAGTCAGGCAGGAGATCATGAGAACATGAACAAATTGGAGGGAATTGAGAGAAAAGGATCCATTTGGGCAGTGTTTGGTTTTAGTTGCAGATGAGCGCTAGGGAAGAAGACTGTGGTGCTCACATATTTCCAAGGTCAGTTCTGAAGCCTGTGGAACAGCCAGTTGGAAATATCTGGCATGAAGCATCCAAAGCTCACAGGGAAAAAGAGGTCTGAGTTAGAGACATGGACTTAGAAGTCAGTGGTAGCCTGGCATGGAGATGCACCTTTGTAATACCATCCtcaagagtctgaggcaggaggtctatgaggagttcaagccagcctaggctacatagaaacttagcctgggctatatagtaagactttgacttggggtgggggagggagggagagaatgtaCGCACAGCATGTAGCTGAAAGTAGTTGAAGCCTTGAACACGAATGAGCCCAAAGGAAGAGGCGCGTGGTCCCTGGACAGAAGCGGAGGATAGCACTGTGGCATTTTTCCGCACTCTTCCCAACTCCGGCTTCATCTTCAGACTCTAGCACTCTATAACTATAGTTCCAGGGTCCTAAGACATGCTTCAGACTCTGCCTTTGGACTGGCCAGGTAGCTTGTTGGGGCTCCCTCTTGGGTCCTCTGCTACCAGCTACTGATGGGCTTCTGGCTGCTTCTGTCTTTCCATCTTTAAATTACAGCTCCCTGCCAACCTACCGTAGTATGCTGTGTGAAGGCACATGAGTGAACCTCTGGCTCTACACCCTGAAACCCAGaattctgcttccttccttccgaTGTTTTCGGCACACTATtaattttctcctcctcccctaaCATCCTGAAACTGGGGCTCTGCCCTGATTTACAGACCCTCCAGCCTCAACCTAATGAAGCCTGTACCTTATTCTACCACTAGATGGAAGCAAATGAGATCACAGACAGTCCTCAGGCCACCGAGGATGCAGAGAACCGCCCTTCTTTAAAGGACCCTTCTGCTGAAGACTTGGGGGAGCCCACTAGCCTCGAAACTGAAACTTCCGTGGATCTTTCCAGCTCACAGACCTCTTTACAGCTTCCTGTCTCCGACGTCCTTTTTGTAACATCCACTTCGCCAAATCCTGAGACTGAGGCCTCTGAGAGCCTCTTGGAGCCACCTGACTCTGAAACTCCCTTAAAGTCCCATACCACTGAGATTCTTTCCACACCATCCCAGGTTTCCTTCGAGGCCCCAGCCTTTGAAACTCTCTCAAAGTCTCCCCAGTCTGTGACCTCTCTAGAAAAAGCCATCGCTGAGATCCCTTTGGAGAGCCTTACAGATGAGATTCACAGCTCTAAGGTCAAAAAAAAGTCTCTTAAGCTCTCACCAGCAGTCAATCTCCCTGCATCTCCCCGTAAGCTTTCTTCTGCTAAAGGCCCAGAGACCCAGGTCCCTGGATCTGAACACATCCCCAAGCACTCCCTTTCAGGACCTTCCAGCCAGGCCCCCGCGGATACAGAACCGGCTGCAAAGCAGGAGGAAGCAAGGAAAGAGGAGCCAATAGTGGGGACCAGTACTGTCTCTGCTCCTGAAGCCAAGCCCGAGTCTCGTGTAagcaagaaggagaaaagagttaGCGGTAATTGTTCTTGCCTTTCCTCTGTCCCTGTGACTCTTGCACTGCCCGTGACTTACCCAGAAGTGGGGGACTGGGTTATTCTTGCATATGGCTCCTCTTAGTTTTAAGGTCCTTTCACTGCCCACTGGTTACTCAGCCCCTCCCTTCCCAGGTTACACAAGCCGCCCAGTGGTCCCTGCTAAGCGGGCAGAGCTGGTGGATATGGCTAAGACAATGCACAGAGAACATTTTGGTACTCAAGTGGAGTATCTTTTCCAATGGGAGAAGGATTCAGCCCTGAAGGCCATCCAGACAGGTGAGCCCTGGTGGCCTTCCAGAGACCTGTAACAGGCCCATGGACAACTTCCAATCCAACAGATTTGGGAACCTGCCCCTTCTACGTAGACATGACCATGCCACCTGGCTGGAATCTAGAATGGGGGCAGGTGGGTTGGCCTGAGGAAAAGTCGAGATTGCACATGAAGTCCAAGCAGCAATAGACAGATGTACAAAAGTAACTAAAATTGTTAGCAACAGAAGAGTTGAGGGCTAGCCCCAgatctagcacccacatagtctATACCAGAACAATCCTAATGCAGAGGACCTTGGCCAGTTTCTAGGAACCTTGTTCTCATATGGATATGGCAAAAGATTGTGGTCCCTTTACTCCATTGATGTATGGATCTGCATGCCAGATCCATGACCATCTGAGTATCCAAAGTCCTTGAGGGTCCCCACCAAAGAGGAGTTCAAGTCACTGCTCATAATCCGTATCCCCCTTTGACGAGGTCTCATGTGGTCCAGGCCGTGACCCTAGCCTCAAACTTCGTATACAGTCATTGATGACCtttaaggataaccttgaactcctgatcctcctacttctgcttcctgagcgcTAGGGTCACATGTGTGTGTCCCCACAGCTGGTTTT containing:
- the Fam221b gene encoding protein FAM221B isoform X1 produces the protein MEANEITDSPQATEDAENRPSLKDPSAEDLGEPTSLETETSVDLSSSQTSLQLPVSDVLFVTSTSPNPETEASESLLEPPDSETPLKSHTTEILSTPSQVSFEAPAFETLSKSPQSVTSLEKAIAEIPLESLTDEIHSSKVKKKSLKLSPAVNLPASPRKLSSAKGPETQVPGSEHIPKHSLSGPSSQAPADTEPAAKQEEARKEEPIVGTSTVSAPEAKPESRVSKKEKRVSGYTSRPVVPAKRAELVDMAKTMHREHFGTQVEYLFQWEKDSALKAIQTGLYIGWRCPHYLWDCFRIGDESRCFCGHLLKEHQIISDLSVPCRVSQCRCLMFCFIPSRPEEVGEFWLKRRATFDPKAWRAQCRCKHTHEEHAATGAHPCRHRGCGCNSFESNFLCAACDRRWEEHETFFETEETRRRGGRPYGEGTTRGRGPCQHL
- the Fam221b gene encoding protein FAM221B isoform X2; this translates as MEANEITDSPQATEDAENRPSLKDPSAEDLGEPTSLETETSVDLSSSQTSLQLPVSDVLFVTSTSPNPETEASESLLEPPDSETPLKSHTTEILSTPSQVSFEAPAFETLSKSPQSVTSLEKAIAEIPLESLTDEIHSSKVKKKSLKLSPAVNLPASPRKLSSAKGPETQVPGSEHIPKHSLSGPSSQAPADTEPAAKQEEARKEEPIVGTSTVSAPEAKPESRVSKKEKRVSGYTSRPVVPAKRAELVDMAKTMHREHFGTQVEYLFQWEKDSALKAIQTGLYIGWRCPHYLWDCFRIGDESRCFCGHLLKEHQIISDLSVPCRVSQCRCLMFCFIPSRPEEVGEFWLKRRATFDPKAWRAQCRCKHTHEEHAATGAHPCRHRGCGCNSFESNFLCAACDRRWEEHETFFETEETRRRGGRPYGADTVNNWHRPF